From a single Chiloscyllium plagiosum isolate BGI_BamShark_2017 chromosome 27, ASM401019v2, whole genome shotgun sequence genomic region:
- the LOC122563619 gene encoding delta-type opioid receptor-like has product MELSTTSSAERKLLTANIAELYWVQAFNASFGLNGSLTNSTEPVKSTTSTVIAIAITALYSVVCVVGLIGNFLVMYGIVRYTKMKTATNIYIFNLALADALATSTLPFQSAKYLMETWPFGELLCKTVLSIDYYNMFTSIFTLTMMSVDRYIAVCHPVRALDFRTPTNAKIVNVCVWLLSSAIGVPVMVMAVTKPGDKGNVMCTIQFPAPTWYWDNVTKICVFIFAFVIPVLVITICYGLMILRLKSVRLLSGSKEKDRNLRRITRMVLVVVAIFIICWTPIHIFVIVKTLVVINPSPLVTASWHFCIALGYTNSCLNPVLYAFLDENFKRCFREFCLPLRSRLEQNSFTRARKSNRESVCACTPSEMVNKSV; this is encoded by the exons ATGGAGCTGTCCACGACCTCGAGTGCTGAACGGAAGCTGCTCACCGCGAACATTGCTGAACTGTACTGGGTGCAGGCGTTCAACGCTTCTTTTGGCCTCAACGGGAGCCTGACCAACAGCACAGAGCCGGTCAAGAGCACCACGTCCACGGTCATCGCCATCGCCATCACTGCGCTCTACTCGGTGGTGTGTGTGGTCGGGCTCATTGGCAATTTCCTGGTCATGTACGGGATTGTCAG ATACACAAAAATGAAAACAGCCACCAACATTTACATCTTCAACCTCGCCTTGGCCGACGCACTAGCTACGAGCACACTGCCATTCCAGAGTGCCAAATACTTGATGGAAACGTGGCCCTTCGGCGAGTTGTTGTGCAAAACAGTCCTGTCAATTGACTACTACAATATGTTCACCAGCATCTTCACCCTGACCATGATGAGCGTCGACCGTTACATAGCTGTGTGTCACCCGGTTAGAGCGCTAGATTTCCGCACGCCCACCAATGCAAAGATCGTCAATGTTTGCGTGTGGCTCCTATCGTCTGCCATTGGGGTCCCAGTTATGGTCATGGCTGTCACCAAGCCCGGTGACAAAG GGAATGTGATGTGTACCATACAATTTCCAGCCCCAACTTGGTACTGGGACAACGTAACCAAAATCTGTGTCTTCATATTTGCCTTCGTGATCCCAGTCCTGGTCATTACCATCTGCTACGGCCTGATGATTCTGCGTCTGAAAAGCGTCCGCCTTCTCTCTGGCTCCAAAGAGAAGGACAGGAATCTGCGGAGGATCACGCGGATGGTGCTGGTCGTGGTGGCCATCTTCATCATCTGCTGGACACCCATCCACATCTTCGTGATTGTCAAGACCCTGGTGGTGATCAACCCGAGCCCTTTAGTGACGGCCAGCTGGCATTTCTGCATCGCCCTGGGTTACACTAACAGCTGCCTGAACCCTGTGCTCTATGCCTTCCTGGACGAGAACTTCAAGCGTTGTTTCCGGGAGTTTTGCTTACCCTTGCGCTCAAGGCTGGAGCAGAACAGCTTCACGCGAGCCAGGAAGTCCAACAGGGAGTCAGTCTGTGCCTGCACCCCGTCCGAGATGGTCAACAAGTCAGTATGA